In one Candidatus Methylomirabilis sp. genomic region, the following are encoded:
- a CDS encoding universal stress protein, with amino-acid sequence MIPKYQKVLVTTDLSPLGNTAVPHAYAVLAGRGGTVILLCVVDVSEMPDPLYAQPTPGETLAEERAEIREDLFSSLEALVPEEVRAEGKVKTEVRVVEISGSVHDAICEEAATKEADLIVMASHGYSGMKHLLLGSVVEHVLRSADRPVLVVRARG; translated from the coding sequence ATGATACCAAAGTATCAGAAAGTACTGGTAACAACAGATCTTTCACCCCTCGGAAACACCGCGGTCCCCCATGCCTATGCTGTCCTGGCAGGACGGGGCGGCACTGTCATCCTTTTGTGCGTGGTTGACGTGTCCGAGATGCCGGACCCGCTCTACGCCCAGCCCACGCCGGGGGAGACGCTCGCTGAGGAGCGGGCGGAGATCCGGGAAGATCTGTTCTCCTCGCTGGAAGCGCTTGTGCCTGAGGAGGTTCGCGCAGAGGGAAAGGTGAAAACGGAGGTGCGAGTGGTGGAGATCTCCGGATCAGTCCATGATGCGATCTGCGAGGAAGCTGCAACCAAGGAGGCGGACCTCATCGTGATGGCATCTCATGGCTATTCCGGAATGAAGCACCTGCTCCTGGGCTCAGTAGTAGAGCATGTGCTGCGGTCAGCCGATCGTCCCGTCCTCGTTGTTCGCGCTCGGGGATGA